TCCAAAAATGAATAGAAAAGAATGATTTTCTATTTTCCCTAATATGCGACAAGATTGTCTCTGCACAGTCTAACTCGCCAACCTTCCAACTAGAGTAGTTCTTTTGACTGAAACCGACACATGGTTAACTGAACTGATGAGCCAAAAAACACCCTCTAAAGGACTTTGATGCTGACTATGATGATTCCACTCCAGACCTTATGGATTCGAGGACTTGAACAACCTCAGCCATGCTTGGTCTTCTTGAAGGAACCTCAGATGTACAAATCAATCCTAGTTTCATAACCTGAATCAACTCATTCTCTGAAAAACCTCGTAAACCTCTGTCAAAGCAATCTGAAGCTGAGCCTGTCTCTAATAAACGATGAACATATTCACACAAAACAACTACCTCATTTGCTGATGGACTCTCTACTGGTTTCCTCCCTGTAACTAGCTCCAAAAGAATCACTCCAAAGCTGTACACATCACATTTCTCACTCAATCTTAGACTTTGAGCCAACTCTGGCGCAACATACCCTACTGCATTATGGAATTTGGTTAAACCATAGTTGTCCAAAATGGGCAGCAGCTTCCCTAACCCATAATCAGATAACTTGGCTTCATAATTTTCATCTAAGAGTATGTTAGTAGATTTGATGTTGAGATGGAGTATTGGCGGCCTACAATCATGGTGAAGGAAAGAAAGTGCCCTTGCTGTTCCAAGGGCAATCTGAAACCTCCTAGACCAGTACAATTCCGGATTTCCGACACTAGTACTGGTGCCTGGATAATCAAGTCCATGTAGATTATCATATAGATTACCATTCGAAACAAATTCATACAAAATTAGCTGCATTGTTGAGGACCAGTAATAACCTTGAAAAGCAACCAAATTTGGATGTGAAAGGTTACCTAACCGTCCGATTTCTTGCTCAaattcatcttgacttctgatcCTACCTAGAGTCTCAAGCTTCTTCACTGCAATTGAGATCCCACCTTCAAAGTTAGTTTTATAGACGGTTCCAATTGATCCACTACCAACCAAACATTCCTTGTCGAGCAAAGCTTTGGTTCCAGCTTCCCAGTCTTCATATCTTGAGGGTAAAGTCTTGCTGAACAGAACCAACTTCCCAATAATAACAGTGGAATCTGTCGAACCCATTGGTGTGCTCTCGACAACCATTGTTTCGTCCTCCATTTTCTTACCTCTTGCTCTAATGTTCATGAATGAAACCACGCAGACCCCAGTAAGGATCAATGCAGCAGCAACAATTGCTACAATTACAGAGTTGCTAAGCACCTTGTTTTTCTTGGATTTTGGATTTATGACGGTGCCCGAGCATGAAATGTCCAAAGGGGGACCACAGAGCCCAGAATTATTAAGGAATGCAGATGGACCAAAAGCCTGGATTTTTGGTATCGAAGGAATTGGACCATAGAGGCTGTTGGATGACAGATTAAAAGATGTTAAGTTTGTCAAATTTTCAAGGGAAGATGGGATTGTCCcagaaatattattttgtgaGAGGTCAAGGACTAGGAGGTTTGTCAAGTTTCCTACAGTCTCAGGTATGCTACCATTAAGTTGGTTTCGATGCAGGTCAAGAACTTCTAAGAAAGTCATATTGTAAAGGGTATTGGGAATTTCTCCATCTAAATCATTACCAGATAGATCCCTGCACCAACATCAAATACATGTAAGTTTGGATCAAAAGAATGCAGATAAAATCTAAAAGACAGCAAGATGGTTACTAGACTCACAGCTCACGAAGGTACTTGCAATTGCTTATATCTTTAGGAATTTCGCCTGTAAGTTGAAGATTGTGCAAATCCAAGACCAGAAGCAGCTCTACGCCTCCAAATCCAGCAGGGATAGTCCCATCAATGGAATTAACTCCCAAATTAAGCACCCAAAGTTTTTCCAGTGCAGCAATCCCGCCTGGAATACTCCCATTCAGCCTGTTAAATCCCAAGTTGAGAACTTTAAGGATTTTGCAGTTTGTAATGCTTAATGGGATCTCTCCATCCAAATCATTACGCGAAGCATCGAAGATTTCCAGTCCTTCGCTACAGGTTCCTATATCAGGAATCTCTCCATGAAACCCATTATACGATATATTGAAATAACTCAGGTTTTGGAATCCAAGGACCCCAAATGGTGCCAACCCGGAAAACATATTGCTGCCAAGATCCAAAAAACTCAATGCTTGGCATCTTGAAATCTGCTCCTGCACACTCCCTCTTAACATATTGCTACTCAAAGACATAAACTTTAACGAAGGAATATCACAAATTTGAGAAGGCAATTCACCGCTGAGATTGTTGAAAGAGAAATCAAACCCTTCAAGCTTAGTGCAATTCACGATTGAAATCGGAATTGTACCGGAAAGACTGTTATGCGAAAGAGAAACGAACTTGGTCTTGTAACAAAACTTGAACAAGGCTGATGGAACATCTCCACTATAACCATTCCTGGACAAATCAAGAAACCTAATACTGGGCAAGTCACCGATGAATTCTGGGATTGACCCAGACAGCGCATTAGAACTCAAATTTATCTTCCACAATGTGCTTAGCTCCGCATATTCTTGTGGGACATTACCCGAAAATCGATTGCCAAACAATGTCAAAATTCTCAAAGATCTCAAACCTGATAATGCCGGTGACAAAGTTCCAGATAGGTTGGTCTTCCATAAGACAATTCTCTCCACAAATCCCAGCGAATTGCAGAACACGCCACTGTATTCACAAGGATTGCCACTTGGAACCCAGGTAGCCAAGCTATTATATGGGTCAATGGTGATGTTTGCCTTGAACTGCAGCAAGATCTCTCGCTCCGAAGCTGGGGAAACAGTACAAATGAAtccaagaaagcaagaaatcgAGAGCAAAAGAGCATGAGAGACACAACACTGATAAAAGCTTCTCATGCTCACTGCACAAAGTGTTCATAAATGGATCTATCCGTTTGGCATTATTGATGCTAGATCGAATTAAAAGAGACTTCAGGAGGTTGCCTTGCTGCTTTACTGGAACTGATCCTTAGAGTTTTCATAGTAAGAAACACAAAATCACAATCATAACCAAGTAGCAGCATTTTTCAACAGAGCCACAGATATCACTGAAAATGAAGAAAGGTCGTAAATTGGGAACACATTtgcacgaaaaaaaaaaaagtaaaaacccTTGAGTTTAATGGACACAGAAAGAAAGATCTTTGGGGGATTTTACTTTTCTGGGGTAGAGTAAAGAAATGAAATTGAGGGAACAGAGAAGCATAGGAAGTGATGGAATGAAAATGGTGATGGTGGAGGATGAGGAATGGAAGTGGTGACAGACAGTACCTTGGCTGGAAAGGAAGCAGGTGAGCCAATTTAATAACCTGCTTAAAAAAGTCCCTCTATATACACTGCTCCGGATGCCAAGAAGGCCAACAGAAAATGAACCACGTGCATGTCCATTTCTCTCTCGCTCTTTCTcttcataataattaaaagaaaaactgacATTAATGTAATGCAATTATCAAGAATTAAGAAAGAAACCTCTAATCTGTCTTGTTCACTGACCAGCGTAAGCCAGTGAGTATCGTAATGCATTTATTCTCTCTCACCAACCAGACCACATTGGTCTCCACCTCAGCATAATCGCGCGAGAGAGAGTGTGTAGAAGGGGAAGAAAGATGTAGGAGAGAAGAAGAGTCCTATGTGGGTTGGCTTTTGTCTGTCTTGTTGACGAGTCCTTGGGCTGCTTTTTGCTAGGGGCATGGCATCCAATTGAAGTTTCTTTGTAATTTGTAGCCGTTTTGAGAGCGACTTCGAGAGGACATGCGTTggtttctttattaattttatatatcaattaattatttatataaataccctataaataaaatttaaatccacagtttatcttattttttaaatttaaattcattccaaattaaattataattattccaATTTATCTTATCATAGTTCAATCAGTACTCGAAATCATATTCTAGGTGTGATGTCtattatctaatttttattattgatttattaaacaggtgttaaaaaaataaagagaaaaaaaaaaccttttttaCCAAAAATACAGTGGTTCCATACACAGTGATTCCAGCTGGAGGAGCGAATCCTCTCCACTTCTGAAAAAGCAGCGCAATATTTGGATATGTCTTCTCTTGTGTGATATTTGctgctatttattttttaatttttatttgagttttaGTTTTTTAA
This is a stretch of genomic DNA from Manihot esculenta cultivar AM560-2 chromosome 2, M.esculenta_v8, whole genome shotgun sequence. It encodes these proteins:
- the LOC110609341 gene encoding probable LRR receptor-like serine/threonine-protein kinase At1g12460; this translates as MRSFYQCCVSHALLLSISCFLGFICTVSPASEREILLQFKANITIDPYNSLATWVPSGNPCEYSGVFCNSLGFVERIVLWKTNLSGTLSPALSGLRSLRILTLFGNRFSGNVPQEYAELSTLWKINLSSNALSGSIPEFIGDLPSIRFLDLSRNGYSGDVPSALFKFCYKTKFVSLSHNSLSGTIPISIVNCTKLEGFDFSFNNLSGELPSQICDIPSLKFMSLSSNMLRGSVQEQISRCQALSFLDLGSNMFSGLAPFGVLGFQNLSYFNISYNGFHGEIPDIGTCSEGLEIFDASRNDLDGEIPLSITNCKILKVLNLGFNRLNGSIPGGIAALEKLWVLNLGVNSIDGTIPAGFGGVELLLVLDLHNLQLTGEIPKDISNCKYLRELDLSGNDLDGEIPNTLYNMTFLEVLDLHRNQLNGSIPETVGNLTNLLVLDLSQNNISGTIPSSLENLTNLTSFNLSSNSLYGPIPSIPKIQAFGPSAFLNNSGLCGPPLDISCSGTVINPKSKKNKVLSNSVIVAIVAAALILTGVCVVSFMNIRARGKKMEDETMVVESTPMGSTDSTVIIGKLVLFSKTLPSRYEDWEAGTKALLDKECLVGSGSIGTVYKTNFEGGISIAVKKLETLGRIRSQDEFEQEIGRLGNLSHPNLVAFQGYYWSSTMQLILYEFVSNGNLYDNLHGLDYPGTSTSVGNPELYWSRRFQIALGTARALSFLHHDCRPPILHLNIKSTNILLDENYEAKLSDYGLGKLLPILDNYGLTKFHNAVGYVAPELAQSLRLSEKCDVYSFGVILLELVTGRKPVESPSANEVVVLCEYVHRLLETGSASDCFDRGLRGFSENELIQVMKLGLICTSEVPSRRPSMAEVVQVLESIRSGVESS